A stretch of DNA from Catenulispora acidiphila DSM 44928:
GTTGTGGCCGACCGGTGGCACGACGGGCACGTCCTGCTCCTCGGCGACGCCGCGCACATGATGCCGCCGTTCGCCGGCCAGGGGCTCAACTCCGGAATCCGGGACGCCGCGAACCTCGCGTGGAAGATCGAGCAGGTGGTGCGCGGGCGTGCTCGCGAGGCCCTGCTGCGTACTTATGAAGTCGAGCGACGTCCGCACGCCACCGCGATGGTCCGCTATTCCGAGCGGCTCGGATCCATCGTGATGACCACCGACCGGCGGCGCGCTCTGGTGCGAGACCTGGCGACCCGCGCGCTATTGGCGCTGCCTCAGGGACGGCGCTATCTCACCGAGATGCGGTTCAGGCCGCGGGCCCGGTTCGAAGCGGGGCTGGTCACCGGCTCGCATCCGTTGACCGGGACCCAACTTCCGCAGCCACTCGTCCTAATACCGCCAGGGCTTCGCCCACGGCTTCTCGACGACATCCTCGGCCCGTCGTTCGCGGTGCTCGGGGTGGACGTCCCCGAGGCTGCCTGGCGCCAGTTCGACGGCGCGGACTGGCCGGACATCATGGCGGACGCCACGCGGATCGACGTGTTCCTCGACGACAGGCTCCCTCCGACGACAGGCCCTCGTACGGCCGTCGCCGATGCCGACGGCCGCCTGGAGCAGGCACTCGATACGGCACGCAACCGATTCGTATTGATCAGACCTGATCGCTACATCGCGGCCGTCATCGGGCCGGGTGGCCTTCCGGCAGCTGTCGCCGCGCTAGGCAGAACCATCCGGTGACCGCGACGGCACCCGCCGGGTAGGCGCCGGCCCTGCGTGTTCTGTTTGCCCCCCCGCACGAAAGGAAAAGCAGTTGCCCATATCCACCACCGTCGCGGTAGCCCGTTCCGGTCAGGACACTTTCCAGTGGGAGCGCGCCGTCCTGGATGATCCGGGACCTGGCGAAGTTCTCGTTCGCCTTGTGGCAACCGGTCTGTGCCACACGGACCTTTCAGTATTGGCCGAACGGCTTCCCACTCCGCTTCCCGCGGTCCTCGGCCACGAAGGCGCAGGCGTCGTTGAGGCTGTGGGCGCCGACGTGGCCGGTATCGCACGCGGCGACCGCGTCGTGCTCTCCTTCAACTCCTGCGGACATTGCGATGCCTGCCGTACTGGTCGGCCGACCCGCTGTGCCACGTACTTCCCGCTGAACTTCTCCGCTGCCCGTCCGGACGGCACCACCCCCATCCATTCGGTTGAGGGAACCGCGCTGGGCGGCATGTTCTTCGGGCAGTCCTCCTTGGCCCGACACGCGGTCGTCTCTGCGCAAAGCGTGGTCCGTGTCGATGCGGCCGACGATGACGAACTCGCTCTGCTGGCACCCGTCGGGTGCGGCATCCAGACCGGCGCCGGAACGGTATTGAACATTCTGCGACCCCGCTATGGCGACATCGTTGCGGTCTTCGGCGCTGGCGCGGTGGGACTCTCGGCCGTCATGGCGGCGCGGCTTACTCCAGCTCGCGCCATCATCGCGGTCGACGTCGTGCACGAGCGGCTGGTTCAGGCCGCGGAACTCGGCGCCACCCATACTGTCAACAGCCGTACAGAGGACCTGCCCTCGCGTCTGGCCGAAATCGCCGGGTCCGCCGGAGTGACCCACGTCGTGGAGACCACCGGCGTCCCTTCCCTGCTGGAACTGGCCGCCACGGCGATAGCCGCCCACGGAACAGTCGCGGTCGTCGGCGCCCCGCCCGCCGGGAGTTGGGCCGCCTTCAACGTCAATGCCCTGATCGACGGCCGCACCATCCGCGGTGTCGCCGAGGGCGGCAGCGACCGCATCACGTTCATCCCCGCTCTGATCGACCTGGCTCGCCAAGGCCGGCTGCCCTACGAGAAGCTCATCCGCTTCTACACCGAGGACCAGCTCCAGCAGGCCGTGACCGATGCCAGGTCGGGAAAAACGGTGAAACCGGTGATCCGCTTCGACCCGCCCACAGCAGCACGAGGAGAGAGCCGATGAGCCTGCCGCATGCCCGCAACTTCATCGACGGCCGATGGTCCGACGCGCCCACCGCCGGCACCACCAGTTCACCGGCTACCGGAATGCCCATCGGCACGTACGCCGACGACGGAGCCGCCAGTGCTCGCAACGCCATCGACGCCGCGCGCCGCACTTTTCGCGCCGGAACGTGGGCCCGCGATCGGCGGTTGAGGGCACGCGCCTTATCGGAAATGGCCGACCGGATGGCACAACGCCGCGACGAACTGGTCGATCTGCTCTCGCGCGAGAACGGTAAACGCCGAGCCGAGGCAGCCATGGAAGTCGACGCCGCCATCCCCAAGCTGCGCTACAACGCGGCGCTGGCCCTGACCGACACCGGCCGCGCTGCCGAAACCAGCCCGTCCAGCTACTCCATGACGATCCACCAGCCCGCCGGGGTCGCCGCCGTCATCGTCCCGTGGAACTCACCGGTCATCCTGGCCGTGCGATCCTTCGCACCCGCCCTCGCCGCAGGCTGCACCGTGGCCATGAAAATGCCCGCCCAGACGGCGCTGACCAACGGCCTGCTCTACGAAATCATCGCCGAGACCACCGCCCTGCCCGCCGGCGCTGTCAACGCCTTCACCGAATCAGGCGACGACGGTGCCCGCCTGCTGGTCACCGATCCGGGAACCGACGTCGTCAGCTACACCGGCTCCACCGCCGTCGGCCGGACCATCATGGCCGAGGCCGCGCGGCACGTGAAGGGATGCTCCCTCGAACTCGGCGGAAAGACCCCGATGATCGTCTTCGACGACGCGGACCTGGACGCCGCCGTCCCCGTGCTGACCGCGGCCGTCACCACCTTCTCCGGCCAGTTCTGCATGGCTGGCAGCCGCATCCTCGCCCAGCGGTCGGTAGCCGACGAACTGCGCGCCCGGCTCACAGCAGCCCTCGAAGCCGTCCCGGTCGGTCCGGATCAGGATCACGAATCCGCCATGGGCCCGGTCATCGACCGGACCCAGGCCCTGCGTATCGACGCCATCGTCGCCGCGTCCTCCGCCTGGGGAAGCATTCTCCTGCGCGGCGGGCTGGTCACCGACGGAAACGACGCCTACCTGCGTCCCAGCCTGGTGGAGATCGATGACGTCTCCGCCCCGCTCATCCACCAGGAGGTGTTCGGCCCGACCGCCACCTTCGAAGTGTTCGACCACGAGAGCGATGCCGTCACCCGCGCGAACGCCACCGAATACGGACTCGCAGCCTCAGTGTGGAGCCGAGACGTCGACCGCCCCCTGCGGGTAGGCCGCCAATTGGACGTCGGCACCGTGTGGATCAACGACTGGGCAGTCATCCACGACCAGTTCGAAGAAGGCGGCTTCAAACAGAGCGGCATCGGCAGACTCAATGGTCCCCGCGGACTGGCGGAATTCCAGGAGATCAAGCACTTCGTCCATAGCCCTGGACAGGGTTGACACCGCTCTTAGCTTGCCGTTTAAGGTCAGGTGTTGATCAGGGTTCTGCTGCTGTCCTGCAACCGGCTTGGCCTGCCTACACACCGGATTCGCGGAGGCAGCGATTGCGCGTCTCACCGAGACATTCGATGACAGTGCGCAGAACCTGCCCCGGCGCGAGGTAGACCTTGGGATCGCGGCCGTCCCCGACGCCGCCCGGCGTGCCGGTGAGAATCACATCGCCCGGCAGCAAAGTGATGATTCCGCTCACGTACGCCACGATGTCGGGGACGCCGAACAGCAGATCCGACGTGCGCGAGCGCTGCATCACCTCCCCGTCCACCTCGCACAGGATCTCCAGATCCGGTTCCCTGCCCCCGAACTCGTCGGCGGTGACCAACTCAGGTCCCAGCGGAGTGGTCGCCTCGAAGGTCTTGCCTGCCAGGAACTCCCGGGTACGCCGCTGGTACTCGCGCACCGTGACGTCGTTGGCCACGGTGTAGCCGGCGACGTATTCGAGAGCCTCGGACTCGGCGACGTGGCGGGCGGACCTGCCGATCACCACGGCGAGCTCTGCTTCCCAGTCCACGGTGTCGCTCACCACAGGCAGCACAACCGGGTCGTGGGCGCCGATCAATGCGCCGTCGTACTTCGCGAACAGCGTCGGGTAACGGGGTGTGTCGCGCCCCATCTCCTTGATGTGGGTGGCGTAGTTGAGCCCCAGGCAGATGATCTTGTTGGGGTGCGGAACCACGGGTGCGAAGTCCGCTTCAGCCACCGCCACGCGTCCCGTTTCCTCCGCCGCGGCAGCTTGAAGCCAGTCGTCCGAACTGAGCAGAGCACCGACGCTGGCATGCGGCAGGACGGCGTAGAAGCCCTCCTCGCGCCGTGCCGCCCGGGTCCCCTCATCCGTCCGCAAAGTCGCAAGGCGCATGCTCGCAGCCCTCTCCCTCTGGTGCCGTTTCGGCGCCTGACCATACAATCGATTCATTAGTCAGGATACATGTCCTGCAAAACGAGACAGCGAGGGAGTGGCGGTATGGCGATCACGGGATTGGGACACACCGGGCTGTGGGTCTACGACCTGGCGACGATGCGGCGTTTCTACGAGCACGTCATGGGATTGTCGGTGACCGACGCGGACGACGAGCTCGGGATCGTGTTCCTCAGCGCGCGTCCCGAGCAGGAGCACCACGAGCTCGTTCTCCAGTCCGGTCGCACCGCGCCCATAGGCGTCAAACAGCAGCACCAGATCTCGTGGCGCGTCCAGTCGCTCGATGACCTGCGGAACTTCCACCACCGGTTCGAGACCGAGGGGGTGACTGTCCAGCAGGAGGTGACTCACGGCAACGCGCTGGGCATCTACTTCTTCGACCCCGAGGGCAACCGGAACGAGGTCTATCTGCGCATCGACCGCGACGTGCGGCAGCCGTTCCGCAAATCCATCGACTTCGGCCGGTCACCCGAGGAGATCTACGCAGAGGCCGAGCGACTGCTGACCGACGGTGGTGCGGCGTATCGGCCGGTTGCCTGATGCCTGCAGAGATACTGTCTCGCCTCGTAGGATGTCCTGCATGACAGGACAAGAGTCGGCAACGGTTGGAGCGAGCCAGTACCGGGAGCGCAACTCCACCGCCGATCGGGCGCTGGACATCCTGGGGCTGTTCTCGGAAAGCAGGCTGTCGGTGTCGGGCCAAGAAGTGGCCACAGCATTGGGTGCCGCCCGTTCGACGGCATACCGGTACCTGCAGAGCCTGGTTGCGAGCGGCTTTCTCGAAGAGGACCCCGCCGGTGGATTCCGGCTCGGTGTCCGCATCTTGGAGCTGGCACGCCTGGCACGACGCGGCTACGGCCTATCGGAGATCGCGCTTCCGGTCATGAACGACCTGTGCGCCGAGGTCGGCGAGACCGTACTGCTGACCCGCCGCTCCGGCAGCGCGGCGGTCTGCATCGAACGCTGCGAGGCACAGCAGCCAGTGCGGATCTCCTATGAGCGCGGCAGCGTGCTTCCGGCCAACGCGGGAGCTTCCGCCCTGGCACTTCTCGCCTGGTTGCCCGAGCAGCAGTGCCGCCAGGAACTGGCCGGCCAGCGGCTCCAGCGGTTCACCGCCCGCACGATCACTGACGTCGAGACGCTCATGGAACGGCTCGCGAAAATCCGCCGCGACGGCTACAGCGTCAGCCGGGGAGAACTGGACACCGACATTCTCGGTATCGCCGCGCCCGTCCGAGGAGCCTCCGGCGAGGTGGTCGCCGCCGTGAGCATCGCCGCGCTGGAGCATCGGGTCCCCGACCGCAGACTCGACGACGTCGTGACAGCGCTCCGGGAGGCCGCCGAGCTCATGAGCAGCCGCTTGGCGGTCATCGGAGACTGACCACACCGGAATACCCGAAGCCGGCCGGCCGAGCTGATAGGGCAATCCGCATAACGGGCTGCCGACGCCACCGCGGCCGTCTCGGCCAGGCTGTCCACTCCTCCCATGGTCCCGCCGAACGATCTCGCAGCCCGGCCCTGGCTACGATGGCGGGATGACGCAGCCCGCAGACCCCCCTGCCAACCGGCACGATCGTCGGCGTGCCGCCACACGCAGCGCGCTCATCGGGGCTGCACGCGAGATTCTCGCGCAGTCCACAGGCACTGACATCAGTATCCAGCGGATCGCGGAGCAGGCGGACGTCGGCTTCGGCACGTTCTACAACCACTTCTCCACCAAGGCCGAACTGTTCGAAGCCGCCTTGACCGATTCCCTGGAGGAGTACGGGCGCACCGTGGACGCGCTCACCGCGGACATCGAAGACCCCGCGGAGGTCTTCGCAGCCAGCGTCAGGCTGACCGTCCTCATGGTCGAATCCGCCCCGCAGCTTATGCAGATCCTGCGCCGCCACGGCCTCGGCCAGCTCAACAGAAACAGCGGCCTGGCACCCCGCGCGCTGCGCGACCTGGAACGAGCCGCAGCCTCCGGACGCTTCGAGCTGAGCGACCCGCAAGCCACCCTGTTCGCCATCGGCGGCGCCCTCATCGGACTGGTGGAATACCAGTTCAGCGAACCGCCGCCGCCCAGCGCCCCCACAGGGGAATCCGTCGCCGAACTCCTTCTGCGCATGCTTGGGCTCCCTGCGGAAGAAGCACGCGAGATTGCCTCCCGGCCTCTGCCTCTGCCTCTGCCTCTGCCTGCACCGTGAGCCGCGTGATTTCGTGGAGACCTGACGGATCCAAAGACTGATCGGCCTATCTTATTTGATGAGTTCATCAGTTAAGATGTGCGCATGGAGATCAGTGATGTCGGCGGCGAGCCAGCAGCCGGAGCGGGCCGGAACGGCCAGAGCGGCGTGCTCTTCGCCATGTGCCTGTCGCTGGTACTGGTGGTCGCATCGGTCTCGGCGTTGAACCTGGCCCTGCCGAATCTCGCCGTGGAGCTCGGAGCCACCAATTCCGCACTGACCTGGATAGCGGACGGATACACCGTGGCATTGGCCGCGCTCGTCCTGCCGCTGGGCGCCCTCGGCGACCGAATAGGACGTCGCAAGGTGTTGATCGCCGGAAACCTCGTCTTCGGCACGGCGGCGGTGTTCGCGGCGTACTCTCCCACGACCTCGGATCTGATCGTGAGCCGCGTGGTGATGGGCATAGGAGCGGCGATGATCATGCCGGGAACGTTGTCGACGATCACTGCGGTGTTCCCCCCGGAGAAAAAGGACCGCGGGGTGGCGATCTGGTCGGGGTTCGCGGCAGCCGGCGCGATCATCGGCATGCTCGTCGCCGGCGGCCTGCTCGAGCGGTTCAGTTGGACGTCGATCTTCTGGGCCAGTTCTGCGACCGCCGTGGTGTGTGCTGTCGCGGCATGGGCGCTGGCGCCGGAGACACGAAGTTCTGAGCGGCAGCGGTTCGACTACGGCGGGTCGGTCACCACGGCGGTGGCTATCGGGGCACTGGTCTACGGAATCGTTGAGGGCAACGAGAGTGGCTGGACCCGGCCGGAAGTCGTGGCCGCGTTCGCGGTGGCGGTTCTCGGCCTTGCCGCCTACGTGCCCATGGGATTGCGTACGCGTCATCCGCTTCTCGATCCACGTCTGTTCAAGCTCCGCGGCTTCCGGGCGGGGACTCTGGCGATCCTGACACAGTTCATGGCGGTCTTCGGGTTCTTCTTCGTGGGTCTGCAGTTCCTTCAGCTGATCTTGAGCTACAGCCCGCTGAAGAGCGCCATCGCTCTGGTACCAGTGGCGGCGGTGGTCTTGCCGACATCCGTGCTCACGCCACGCCTCGCGGAGCGGCTGGGCGTCAGGACCGTCATGCCTGCCGGACTGCTGTGCCTGGCAGGGGGAATGTTCTGGCTCACCATGCTGCATGTCGACAGCGGCTACCTAGTGTTTCTGGGCGCACTGGTGCTGGCAGGTGTCGGCATCGGCTTGACCAGTTCCACCGGAACGAGCGCGATTGTGGAATCCCTCGGACCCGACAGCCAGGGTGTGGCTTCGGCGATGAACGACACCACTCGCGAAGTCGGTTCGGCCGTGGGGATCGCGCTGATGGGCTCGGTGTTCTCCAGCCATTACCGGTCCGCGCTCCCCGCTGACGTGAGCCGACTACCGGCTCAGGCGGCTGCTGCGGTACACCACTCGGCTGCGGCCGGACTGGAAGCCGCCTCACGCCTGGGGGTCCACGGAGCACCGCTGGCGGCAGCGGTGCGCGGCGCGTTCATGTCCGGTTTCACCACCGCGATGGGCGTCATCGCCGCGATCTTGGCAGCGGCCGCTCTCGTGTGCGCCTTCACCGCGCCGCGTCGCAGCACAAGCGATGCTGCGCCGCTTGGGGAACAGAGCGGCGAGCCATCCGCAGACGCTATAGAGAGTTCCTTCGCGCCCAAGCGTTGATCGCCGCCGCCATCTCCTCAGGGCGGTCCTCCGGGCAGTGGTGGCCGGCGACCCCGTGCCGGGAGACCTCCAGCCCTGCGATGTTGGCCTCGCACCAGGCCACCGCTCCGGCATCGGTCATCGCGCCGGGACCGGGTTCGAACGCGACGAGCAGTTTCGGTACCTCTGGACTCGTGGCCAGCCAACGGTCGTAGCGCTCGACACGCGCGACGACGTCCGCGGGCTCGCCGTCCAACGGCATCATGCGCGTCCAGGCCAAGATCGGGCGGCGGCTTTCCGGCGTGGGGAAGGGCCGGCGGTAGACGTCGAGGTCGGCGGGGTCTAGCGGAGTGGCGAGGGTGCCCTGGACTCCTTCGATGAACAACGACTTCTCCAGGACCATCTCCTCTCCCACGCCCGGCATACGCAACTGCTCGAACAACTCCCGGCCCGCCACCGGGAACTCGTCGCCGACGAGCGGTTTGACAATGGTCTCGGCGAAGGCGAGGCCACGGACGCGCTCGGGCAGGCGGGCCGCACGGTCGAAGGCGAGCGCGCCGCCCCAGTCGTGGCCGACGAGGACCGCCTCGTCCACGCCGAGCGCGTCGAACCAGGCGTCGAGGTAGCGAGCGTGGTCGTCGAAGGAGTAGGCGAGGTCGGGCTTGCCGGAGGCGCCCATACCGATCAGGTCGGGAGCCAGCAGGCGACGGCCGGGTGCGGCCACTCGAGGCAGGACGTCTCGCCATAGGTGGGAGGAAGTGGGGTTGCCGTGCAGGAACACGAACGGCAGGCCGTTGGGATCGCCGGACTCGCGGTAGTGGATGGCGGAGTCCAGGACGGGAAGCAGGGGCATGGCGATGTCACTTCACCTTCGACAGAGAAATCAGGGCTTTCAGAGGTTGAGACCCAGGACACGATCAACGGTGATCTCGATGAGGACCAGGTCCGGAGGCGCCGGCGGGGCCATGCCGTAGCGCATGGCGTAGCGGCGCACGGCCTCGGCGAGGTCTGACGGATCGTCGGTGAGGCGGGCCCGGCCTTCGAGCGACATCCACCGGGCGCCGTCGACCTGACACAGCACGACTCGAGCGTTGACTGCCACGTTCCGGGCCTTGCGCGCCGCTGCTCGAGTCGTGACCCGGGCTCGGCCGACATTCATGTCCGCGGTGAAGCGGACGGGGGTGACGTGCGGAGTCCCGTCGGGTCGAAGGGTGGTGAAGGTAGCCGTGGCGGGACGCGCGAGAAACGCCCGGGCGTTTGGCGACAGCCGGATGTACATCGGGTTCGCCTCCTGTGGTCGGTCGAGTGCGCTACTTGCAACGCCCTTGACTGTGCCGACCTGGAGACCGCAGGCTCAACGCTGATGAATAACCGTGTGACTGCGCCCGCCCGCACTCGAGGACGCCCCCGGGGCAAGCCGCCGACTCGCGAGTCGATCATCTCCGCGGCGCGCCCGCTGTTCCTGGAAAACGGATACCGGCGCACCACCCTGCGTGCAGTCGCCGCAGCCGCCGGAGTCGACGCAGCGCTGATCGCCTATCACTTCGGCTCGAAGAAGGGCCTGTTCGCGCACGTCATGCAGGTCCAATGCGCCGAGGCACTGACGACCGGCGCAGTCCTCGACGCGGACCCCGCCACCCTCGCCGACCGGCTGATCGACGCGGTGACCGACCTGTGGGAAGACCCTGACTTCCGCCGCCTCACCGACCAAGGCGACGAAGCCGCGCAGGCGATCGGTGAGTACCTGGAAACCGAGCTACTCACCCGCCTCGTTGAATTTCTCGGCGGCCGCGACGCCACCGCCCGCGCCACCGCGGCAGTGACCATCCTCGGCGGCCTCATCTACACCCGCTACATCAACCCACTGCCGACGCCCGCCGCCCTGACTCCCTCCCAGGCCCGGCACGCCCTCGTCCCGGCACTGCGCGCCGCATTGGCGCCAAGGCCGCTCGTCGGCCGGAACCACCCGGCTGCCTTCTGAGGATTCATGTCGACGCTCCACTCGCAAGGCGTCGTAGTTGCGAGCGAGGTAGGGGTGTTCCTGCGGCCGGCCGAGGAGTCCTGGCCCGGGTGCTCACAAACAAACTCTGGATTGGTTGCCGGGGTCCATTGCTGACGGGCGGGTACTGGGCCGGTTGTTGGCGGCAACCCGTCTGGCCGCTGTTGCGTGACCAGTATTTGGCGGGCCGATCGGCGGTCGCGCCGTCGCTGGCCTTCGGGGGGCACATGCGGGACTCACAGAGCTTTGATGACTTCTATTTGGCCAGCGTGCGTCGGGTGACCAGTTATGTCCATGCGTGGACGGGGAACCTGGCCGACGCCGAGGACATCGTGCAGGAGGCGTTCGCCAAGGCGTGGCAGCACTGGGGCAAGGTCGGCGGGTATGCGGACCCGGAGGGCTGGGTGCGTACGGTCGCCTTCCGGCACCGGGTCAGCGTGTGGCGCAAAGCCACGACCAGGCTCACGGCCCACCGCCTGCACGGGCCGCCGGGCGACGAGCCCGAAGTCAGCCCGGACTACGTGGCGATCATCGCCGCGCTGCGCAAGATCCCGGAGGCTGAGCGGCGGGCGATCGTCTTGCACCACATCGTCGGGCTCACGGTGGAGGACGTCGCCGCCGAAACCGGCGTCGCGCAGGGGACCGTCAAAGCCCGGCTGCACCGGGGACGGCACCGGCTGTCCGGGCATTTGACCATCGACGATCCCGTCGGCCGGTCGCAGGAATCGATACGGAAGGAGATGCACGGCCATGAATGACCTCTTCGACACGGCTCGGTCCGGCGCCCGGGATCTGGCCGGGCGGCTCACGCCGCCCAGTGCCGCGGCCGTGCGGGCCCGTGGCGACGTCCGGCGGCGCCGCACGGCGGTCGCGGCCACCCTGGCCCTGGCCGGGACGGTCGCGGTGGGCGGCGTCGCCTTCGCCGCGAGCGGCTCCGGGCGCCACGACCGGAGTGAGCTCAGGCCCGGAACCACGGCCACGCCCAGCGGCGCGGGAACGCCTAGCAGCGCGGGTACGCCAAGCAGTACGAGCTCAAGCACTGCGAGCCCGACACAACCGTCGACACCGCGTTCGTCGCCGTCCTCATCGGCGGCGACCAGCCCCAACGCTCCCACCACGACTGCGACGACGAGCACGCGGAGCGCCGCGCCGCCGCCGTCGTCGCCATCGTCGACCTCGCCCGCGACCTGCGCGCCGGGTGTCCTGGCCGTCACCCACAGCCCATGGACCGGCCGGACCGGCCACATCATCGGCCTGCTTGTCTTCCAGAACACGGGTTCGGCGCCGTGCCGTGTCTCCGGGTACCCGCGGGTGAGCGGCCTCGACGAGGGAACGACCACGACCACGGCCGCCCACACGCTCTCAGGATGGGCCGGGCCGCAGCTCACTGCGATCCCGTCGGTCGACCTCGCCCCGGGCGGGTACGCCTCGGCGGGGATCGAGTGGCAGAACAGTACCGATGCCGGTGGCAAGTGCGCCTTGGTCGCGGAGTTCGACGTCATACCGCCCGCCGGCGGGAACCCGACGCGGATCCCGGTCGGGACCCCCAGCTTGACCGACGGCCCGGCCTGCGCGTCGTTCCAGGTCCATCCGCTCGTCGCCGGCGTCGACCCCTCCTACGGCTACACCCCCTGAAAACCGCCTCGGCGGCCCCAGCCCGGCCCATCCCGTGAACACGAACCGACCCCCGGCGCCGCACCAGGTCAGCACATCCGACCACGAGGACGAGGCCGAGAGGTTGCTCACCGGCTACATGTTCGGCCCGCACGAGTGGTCGGCGCCGCTGTGCGACCTCAGCGCCGGGGAGCTCCGCCGGCTGCTGCTCGACGAGCCGACGAACGATCTGGCGTTCGAGTCCCTGAACGTCGTTGGGGAAGCGCTCCGCGAGTTCATCGGCACAGCGGTGATGGTCAGCCACGACCGGTACTTCGCCGAACAGGTCGGCTTCACCGGGATCTGGGAGGCCGGGACGGCGCCGCCTGCCGCCGCACTCATCGAAGGCCTCGCCGCTCGCGGAACGGCGCGGAACAGCTGAGGAACGGCATGGAACGCCCTCAAGACGACACGTCAATCTTCGAGGGGAGAAAGTCCGTGACCAGCCCATGAAACGCCTCCGCAATGCCATATTCGCCGCCGGCTTCGCGGCCGTCGCGTCCGGTGTTTTTGGGGCGGCGACTGTCGCACACGCTTCGACCAGCGGACCGCTGACGATCTCCAACTTCGGGACCAACCAATGCCTCCAACCGGTCGGGGAATCGACCGCAGCGGGGGCAGCGATCGTCCAGGAGCCGTGCGACGGCAGCCCCGCCCAGACCTGGTTCGAGTATCCCGTCGGCGGGACCATCGGCCACTACAAGAACAGCTACAGCGGGCTGTGCCTCGACGCCAGAGGGAGCGCTGTCAACGGCACCCCGGTTCAGCAGTGGGTGTGCAACGGCATCAGCAACGAGAACTGGGAATACCCAGACGTCCCGTCAGACGACGTTCCGCCGCTGATCTCCCGGGTTTCCGGGACCAGCACCCACTGCCTCGACGTTCCCGGCGCGCAGAACACCCCCGGGCTCGCCATGCAGATCTACCGCTGCAACGGCTCCGAGGCGCAGCTGTGGTGGCAGTGGCCACCTACCCCGCCAAGCATCAACCTTGAGAAGGGACTGACATGATCAAGCACCGTCACGCCGCGCTGGCCCTCGTCGCCGCGATCGCCGCCAGCGGTCTGGCGGCCTCGGCCCCGGCCCACGCCGAGGACCCGATCGTCAAACTCGTGAGCTCCCAGAACGGCAAGTGCCTGCAGCCGGTCAACGGCTCGCTGCTCCAGGGGGACGCGGTCGTGCAGATGACCTGCAACGGCAGCCGCGCCCAGCAGTGGACGGTCACGGGGATCTCCTCGACGGCCGTCCACCTGGTCAACCGGAACAGCCAGCTGTGCCTCGACGCCCGCGGCGGGGCCGTCAACGGCACGCCGATCCAGCAGTGGACGTGCAACTCGATCTCCAACGAGAAGTGGGGCTTCGGCATCACGAACAACCTTTTGGTGTCGTTCGTCGCCGGCACCGCCAGCCATTGCATCGCCACGCCGGGATTCCCGGACGGCCTGCCGATGGAGCTGCGGTTCTGCGACAGTAACTCGTCGCAGCTCTGGAGCCGTCCCGCCGGCTGAGGCAAGACGACGGCCCTCGGAGGGCCGTCAGAAAATGAACGGTGTTCCCGTACCCCGCCGAGGGGTAAGGAACACCGTTCGCTTCAAAGCCGGTAGGAGCAGGACGTGCCGGTCCGCACGGCAGTCGCCAGGTGTTCGCCGATCACAGCGTCGACTTCGGTGACATGGGCGACGGCTCGGCGGATCGCTTTGGTCGCCGCGACCCGGGCCCGCTCGCCGCTCTGGACGAACCGTCGCGGACGGCTGCCGATCCCTGTCGCGTCGGCCAGCTCGGCGACCAGCCAGTCGCGCTCGACCCGCGAGGCCGACACGGACTCGTCGTCGCCCCGGCGTTCCAGCTCGTCCATCTCCCCCGACAGCTCCAAGAGCCGTCGGCGGTACTGCTTGACCGCCATAGGATCGAGAACGGACTGCGCTGACAGGTTCACCGCTTCGTCACGCACCGAGGCACCCG
This window harbors:
- a CDS encoding RICIN domain-containing protein codes for the protein MIKHRHAALALVAAIAASGLAASAPAHAEDPIVKLVSSQNGKCLQPVNGSLLQGDAVVQMTCNGSRAQQWTVTGISSTAVHLVNRNSQLCLDARGGAVNGTPIQQWTCNSISNEKWGFGITNNLLVSFVAGTASHCIATPGFPDGLPMELRFCDSNSSQLWSRPAG